The window GGGTCACGGTGGCCTGGTTTTGGGCAACATCCAGCAGGGGTTGCCAAACCGCAGCATGGGGCAAACTGCTGCTGAGGTCGGGCTGTAGCCGAGTTACCAGATCGGACAGTTCGTTAGGGGAGAAACCATCCTCTAGCTGTTGCCAAAAAATTTGCTTTTGCAGAGGCAGGGGCAGTTTTTTGCGCAGGTAGCGGGCGAGGGCTTGGGGCAGGTCATCGGTGGTAAAGGAGAAAGCTGGGTCTTGGGTGAGGCGATCGCGGGCCGTGAACCAGGCCGATTGCAGGGCTTGCCCTAGGCGCAGATAGTCGAGTCGGTGGTACATGGCTTGGGTAAAGGCACGCTCCGACAGCAGGCGGTTTAGGTCGGCGGTGAAGGCCTCCAGTAGATCGGTGGGCACCTCGTTGGTTCCGGTATAGCGGTTGAGGGCGACTTGGGTAGCGTCTGAGAGGCGGCTTTGCAGGTATTGCAGCAGCGGATCGCGACCAATCAACAGTCGGGTTAGTAGATTGGCGGGCTGGAGCCAGGTTGCCGGGGTGATGTGTACTAGGTCGCGGCGATGGGCTGGGTCAACGTCGTAGCGGGCTAGCTGGGTAAAGTGGTCAGGGGACTGAGTGCGCCCTACGGCTTGTAGGTCATAACCCAGGGCGGTTTGGGGCCGAACAATCGCTGTCACCAACGTTTCCAGTTCTAACAAATCCCTGGGTTGAAACTGATTGTTCACCTGCACCAGTTGGGAAGTGCCACCCAGCCGCTCTAGGTATAGGGCAAACAGCCGATCTAGATCACCCTGATGCGCTGAGTTGGGGCTGTGCGTGCTACTGTTGCTCGCCGTATCGACAAAGCGCGATCGCAGCACCCGAATCAGATCCGTCTCGGCTCCCTCCAGGGCATCTCCTAGGGCCGCCGCCAGAGTATGCAGCGCGCTCCCTTCTCCGGTGGCGTAGAAGTCGGGGAGACGGCTGAGCAGGCTGAGGGTTTTACCGTTAGGGGGCATGGGTTAGGCGGTGAGTGGAGTGATGGTGATGGGGTCGGGGCTGGGCTGAAGGGTAATAGTAGACAATTGTTCTAGGGAACGGACATGGATAGTGGGCAGATGGGTGCGGTTGGTGGCGGATTGGGGGACAACAAACTCCGCCGTTTGCGATCGCCCATCAAGGCTGGTGGCTATAACCGTTAGCCCTGTAATGGTGAATTCCAGGTTCCGAAACTGACCGCTGCGATCGGGGGTGGCTTCCAGGTGTTGGTGCAGGATTGCCAGGTCTAGATCCTGACCAGGGGGCTGGGCCGGGAAGGTGGTTACAGCGTTTCTCAGGGTGGCCTTTAAAGCAGCGGTTAGGGTGTCCCGATCACTCACTGGAGCCGCATTCTCGTCATTCCCTGCGCTATCTGTGGCATTGAGTGAACCGGTGGATACCTCTGGAGTAGCAGGCTCCTGGGGATTAGATCGAATCCGCACTACCGTTGGCGGCGAGGGAATGTTATCGGCTAGCCATCGAGTGTTGAGTGCGAGGGCCGTAATGGTGACAGTGATAGCTTCGGTGCGATCGCTAATCAGCAGATGGGAAATCTGTAGCCGTTCATAAGGTTCCACCCGTATAGCCCGATTCTCAGCGTCCAGCCGATCCGCCACCTGAAAGTCCTGGACTTTGAGTTCTGTCAGAGGTAGAAATTCGTTGGCAACTTCTTGCAGTTTGTTTAGGGAAAGATTCTGTCGAGGAGGCAAACGATCAAGAAATTGTTGCAGATGTGCTCGTATCTCATCCCATTTCCGCTCCCGCTCGTCGGAGGTGAGTGGCTTTGGCAACGTCACCCGCAAGGCTCCTACTAGACCCAGATTTCGGTCATAGATCGCCAGCGGTTCCGCCAGCACAAAGCGCTCCGCAAAGCCGGGGATTAGAGCTGTCTCATTCTGTCGCACCAGGGGCGACAGATTTTGGGGGGTGAGGCTCAGGTTATGGAGAAGTGGTCTGACCGAAGCAGGTAGCTCGGCAAGGAGAGCGGCCTTTACCAGCGGCGTTCCGGGTTGAAGGGTAGCTTGGAACCAGGTCTTGAGGGCTTTGAGTACCGCCTCTTCTACCTCTGAGGTTGTCGCGGGTTCTCCTTCTGGGGTTGTCGTCTGCTCTCCTTCTGGGGTTGTCGTGGGTTCTGCCTCTGGGGTTGATAACTCAACCCAGAATGCTACCCGCACAGGAGTATCCTGGGGCTGGCTCATCACTCGGAAGTCGTTCAGGCGAAACTTGCTGGCTAATAACCCCTGAGTGCTGGGATCAAGGCGCTTGGCACTGCTCAACACGGGGTCTTGGGGCTGATTGGGGTCTTGGGGTTGATTGGGCCAGTGGGGCACCAGGGCAAACTCTTCCATATTGGCCACTCCCGGCACCGCGAGCATAGCCTGCACAAGGGGCGGAAACAGCAGCGGTTTGCCCAGGGGCAACCAAGCCAGGTGGGTAGCGATCGCCGTTTTAACCGCCGCCGTCACGGTCTCTGGATCAGCCGTGGCCTCCACTTCAACCAGCACCGTGCCGTCTAGCCTCGCCAGTTCCGCACCGTGCAGCCGCACATACACCCCCGCCGCCCGCACCTCATCGACCTTCTGTCGCAACGTGGCGACCCGACTCAGTTGGCGTTGCCACTCTGCGGGATCAAGGGTTGAGGGCGGAGGTTCTACACGCTGGCCAGGGACGCTGGTGGAGGTCGAATTGTTGGGCAACAGGGGCTGGGGCAGCCAGCCGTGGGGGGGCATAGTTTCCAGATCGCGATCGTCGATGTAGATATCCAGCACGCCGTAGGTTTGTCTTGTCTCTTCAGTCGCCGTCGCATTTTGACCAGGGCCAATAGATCTACGAGGGCTCGTCTCCACGGCTCCCGGCTCCACCACCTTCACCTCGCGCACTCCTGGCATACTCAGCAGGGCCGTTTCAATAGCCGTGAGGGAAGCTTTGCCGGAGGCCAGGAGGGCGCTTTTGGCTCGCTGGCGCAATTCGTTATCGGTTTCCAGGCGCTTGCCCAAAAACTGGGTGGCTTCATCGTTGCGAACGGCTTTTACCCCCGCCACGGGTAGGGGCATCACCGTGATGCTATTGGCCGCCACCACCTGGTCTTCCCCCCGCTCCACTGCCTGCACTTTCACAGTGATTTCGGTGTCGGTAGCAGGGAATAGCTTGGTTTCGATGGTTGCGTAGGATATGCGGGGGGTGCGATCGCTGTCCTCCGTTGTCACCAACGTACTGATGGGGATCTCGATATCCTCTTGGCCGACATCTCGCATAAAGGTGACGACACCCTCGGCATAGTCAGGCAGGCCCCGCCGAATACCCAAAATCGCCGCCACCATCTCCAGCTGTAGGCCACTGGCCGTATCAATAAAGGCGGAATGGTAGACCTGATCCATCTGCTCGTAGAGCAGCGCCATTTCGTAGGCAAAGGATTCGTAAAGGGTACGAACGACGCTGCCCACGGTTAGATCGACACCCTCTGCCCGGAGGCGAGTTTGGGTAGACTTTACCAACTCATCATAGATAGCCTCGAAGGGCTTGGGGGCAAAGCTCATGGGGCCTCACAGGGTCAGGGTTAGATCTAGGACGAGCGCCGCCAGATCGTCCACCGGGCGCAGACTCACCTGGGCGACAAGGGTACTGCGGCCCTCGCGATCGAGCTGAGAGGTGACAAAGACAACTTCTAGCACTTGGGCAATGCGCCCCTCCTGGGCAAGGCACTGGCGAATATAGAGTTCTGCCAACCGTCGGGTGCGATCGTTGTTCAGTTCTCCTACCAGCTCATGGAGCCGCGAACCATAGTCGGGGTGGCCCAGCTCCGCCAGGGTGCCCTGGTGGGTGTGCAGCCGATTGAGAATGGCCTGCACCAAATTGGCGCGATCGCTGACCGTGTTGAACAAACTGCGCGGATTGACGGCGAGATCAACGGCATCGCGGGTGGCTCGGTTGACGTTGTCGAGCGGGGGTTGACGCTGATGGGTGAGCTGGAGATCGCTGGGCATGGGTAGGTGGGGAAGGTAGAGGGACAGGGGTTGGGAACGGATGGAGGTGGCCGGAGAGGGAGATGTCGCCATTGACAGTGAGGCTGCCGTTGATCGTGACGTGACTGCTGGGGCCGGGGGTAAGGGTGATGGCGCTGCTGTTGAGCTGGATGCTAGCTCCCTCTGGAGTTTGCAGGTGAATGCCCTCAGGGGTGATGGCAAGGTGGATGACTTCAGGCTGGTCGTCAATGGCGATCGCAGCGGTAATGCGTTGATCGGACACTCTTAGGGCGGGAGTATTCTTGGCCGATAGGGTGATACCGGTGTGCTGATCCAGGCGAATTTTGGCGTGGCCAGTTTGGCGGTGCTCTTCAGCGGGGCAATCGCCATCGGTGCCCTGGCACCAGTGACCGTTGTGGGGCGCTTCCACTGAGCTAGGCATATCGTTGGGGCACAGAAAAATTTCTAGATACAGCGGACTGGCCCGCTTGTTTTCGCGAATGGGCGCTTCAGCGGGGGTACCCATGTAGGTGTAGTCGCTGTTGGCTCCTTTGATTCTCACCATTGGTCTATCCCACCTTGGTATTACGTGCTTTGGCCTGAATCGAGTTGATTTTTTCCATCGGCACCATCACCGGGCAGGGGGCACCCAGGTTGCCCACATGGGTGTGGCTAGACAGAATGATGTCGTCGTTGTCGGCGACGGCGTTGCCCGGTGCCCGCCCCCCCAACTGCACCCCGCCTGTGGTGGCATCGCCAAGTTTGATGCTGCCCATGCTCTTAATGGTGACGTTGCCGCTGGCCGCATCCAGGGTGATGCCGCCCCCTTCGATGGTGAATTTGCAGGTGCCGTTGCTGATGGTGATGTTGCCCCCCTTTAGGGCGACTTCGCACTGCTGATTTTTAGCGGTGATGTCTCCGTCCTTTAGGGTAAGGGTGCACTTCTCGTTGGTGGCCTCCACGGTTTTGTCGGTGACAGTAAGGATAGTTTTTTTGTCTTTGCTGGTCAGGGTTAGGGTGCCTTCGGCGTCAATTTTGAGGCAGCTTCCGGCCTTGAGGCTGTGTTGCAGCACAAACTCTTTATCCTTGCTCAGAGGCGGCTGATCTTGGTCGTTGTAGAGTCGACCAATGATGATTGGTGCATTCAGGTCGCCACCGACAAAGGTGATCAGCACCAGGTCATCAACGTTGGGAATGTTGGCTTGGCCGAGGTGGGGGGTGGCCACGGGCACCTGCCGCAGTTCAAAGTCTTTGCCGTTGGGCTGCTTTTTGTTTTTCAGTTTCACTGAGCATTGGTAATTGTTTTTGTCGTTTTCCGACTCATGGGGAAAAATGGCGGTGACAATGCCCAACTCGGTGGTGTAAATGCGGCGCATCTCCTGCTCCGCCACCTTTTTCATAACGCCGACGATAGAGTCCATCAGGGTTCCTCCTGCCATTGTAGAGTGGTGCAAAATCCTCGCCGCTGGCTGAGGCAGTGGCGCACCCCAGTAATTTTGTAGCGACCGCTGTGGGCGGCAATGGGCAGCTTGGCCAGGGAAAGGCGATCGCCCAACCCCACCGCCGGATTGCCCAAACCCTTGACCCAGCCCTGTCGCTGTACCTGATGGGCCTTCAGCAGGGCGGTGGCGATGTTGCCTGCGATCGCTTGGGTGCGGGCCGTTGGCTCCACCCGATGCAGCGTGGTGCCGCTGCGTTTGCCGCTGCTGCCCTTCACCTCCTTTTTGGATAACCAGCTATAGGCTTGGTCACCCTGGCCCTGGCTGGCTGGACTTTCGCCATACACCTCCACTCCGGTTAGCGGGCTTGGTCGCTCGCTCCAGCTATAGGCCAAAATGTTCACCCCGTAGGAAAAATCATGGGTCTGGCTGGGCTTGTAGGGGGCAAATACCAGCTTGTCGGCGCAATCGCCATAGATGTCGAAGCCGCACTGCTCCGCCAGGTGGTGCAGATGGCCATAGGCCGAGGTCTGATCACCCAGAGCATAGGCCGGAAACTGAATTCCCGCCTCGGCTTTGCCCATCGATACTCGACAGCGCTTAGCCACATCCGTCGCGATCGCCTTGGCGGTAGACTTTTCAAACAGCAAATTGAGGTAGGTAGTGGTCAGCCGCCGCAACTGGCTAACGGCCTCCACTTCCAGCCCATCCAAAACCCAGTGTAGGTGAGCAATCTCGCCCTTAAACACCGATTGAGGGGCGCTGTCATACCCCAGCTTCACCTCTACAGCATCGCCTACCGTTAGAGTTGGCGGGTTGGCTAACACTAGGCGACAACTATTAACAGGAACTGCCAGATCCGCCTCGGCGATCAGGCTGACCAAGGCGGCCTCGCTAGTAGGAGTAAGGGTGGTACTACCCACCGTAATTTGGTACTGGAAAGTGGGCATAAAACGGAGCCAACTACAGGATCGTAAAGGGTGGATTTAGGCGATTTCTGGAAGGTGATTTCTTCAGTCGCGGGCCGTGCCCATCCTTTAGATAAAGAGCATTAAACGGGTACGGCACTTAGTAGCTGCCGGTAGCCCCCGCTGATGTCTTCTAGACCAATGTTCAAATCCCGCTGCAATCGCCACAGGGGTTTCTTGAGCTCTAGAAAAATCCGGTCAATGCGGATGCCAATCAATTCCTCAAACTTCTCCATCAAGGCATCGTAGGCATCCTGTACCGCCGCCGCCACATTTCTAGGCAGCTCGCGAACTACGTCTACAATCTTGGCGTGAGTCTTGTCCAACTCCTGAATAACATCCTCAGGATAAAAGCCCTTTAGGGTTTCCATAAAGAAGGGGAAAATAGACTGCGCACTCAGCACTAAAGCGTCGCCATAGACAGTTTCTAAAAGAATACGATTCAGTCGTAGTCGCTGATCCTCTGTAAGGGTGGATAACTTATCGGCTAACAACTGCCCGTGGTCAGGCAATTCAATATCGCGAAATCCGCCCTCTGTATATAGGTTTTTATTAGCTAATAGACCGTTGAGGGCTACTACAATAACCTCATTCTCATCTTTCAGTTGATCAGCCTTTAATAACAACTGCTGGTTCACATCGAGTTGATTCCACAGCAGATTAGAAATAGGATCTCGACTGCCGGCCTTAAGCTTTTGCAACAGAAACGTTAACCCCTCTAACTTTAGATCGCTGACGTTAAAGGTATTCAGCAAGGTGGTTGGCCGAAGCGATCGCAGGGTTCTCTCCACTAGTTGATATGCGAGCCTTAAGGTATCGGAAACCTTGTTGACAACTTGACCTACAGCTGCACTCAGGGTTGCGATTGTATTGGTCAGATCATTTCTCAACCGCTCCGTTTGGCCGACCAAAATTTGAAGAATCTTGGGCGGTGCATTTCGTAAAGCTTGAAGCACTTCCTCAATCTTGTCAGTAATTGCTCTAGGCTTTTTTAGAACCTCATTCAGTATTGTTAAAATATTGCGAATTGGCTCTACAAACTGACTCTCAAGCTGATCAGGAAGCACATTCTTAAACTTAGCTACTAACTCATCGCTGCTTTTCAAAGATGTTTTTATTACGTTAATATCAGAAGCACTTGGAATCAACCGCTTCATTGCCGAATCATCTCCATCTTCTTCGGCAGTTAAAGCAATCCTATCCTCTTCGGCAGTTAGAGCAACTTTTTTTAGCCAATCATGATATGTTTTCTCTAAATCTTGGGTCTTATCTGCACCGATTAAGCGCTGATATAGAACATTTATACGGCGTACGACATCTTCGTAGTAAAAGTCTGTCTTTGTGACAGGCTGAAACTCTAAATTTAGCCCTTCAAACTTTTCTTGCTTCAGCTCCTTTAATCCCTTATTATGAGCTTCCCACGCAGTGTTCAATTTGCTCTTTGCTTCCAAGTAATCTGCCTTTGGATTGTCTGCGAATGTATTAATAGCTTTCCTTAAATCATCCAGCTCAAGCCTTAGTTTTTCCTCGTCAATGTTGCTGACACGCTCGTTGATTGTGGTTTGAATCTGTTTCAGCTTTTGCAACGGTTCATCCAGATCGAGACTAAAGAGTTCCTTTAGGTCATTCCAAAAATCAGAATTCATAATCTCATCTAGACCTAGGCCAGCAAAAAGTTTCTCAACGCTGCCTAATGCTGACTTAATGCGATCAATCAAGTTGTCAACAGGTAATACATTCAAAAGATCTTGAACTTTCGTTTTCTGCTCCTCCAGCAGCTTGATCAACCCTTCGGGAGACAGGACTTGGGCTATGTTGACAATTTTTTGGTACAGCCCTTCTAGCATGACCACCAGTTGATTGGGGTCAAGCTTATTGAGATTATGCAAAATTTTATCATACAGCTCCTTGACAGACTTGAGCAATTCTGAAGGCCGATATTGATTCAGCTCCTTCACGAAGCTGTCAATGTGTGGCTGTAGAAAGTCCTCCAAAAGCTTTCCTGGCTCAAAGCTTGTGACTTGTGCTTTGACTTGATCAACCTCCCGCTGCACCTGATCCACGATGTTAAGCACAGGTGCTAGAATCTCCTCAAAGGCTTGTTTCAACTCCGGATTCACAATCCCCGGCACATCTACACTTTCCAAGACCTTTTTACCAACCCCAAGCGCCGTTTTTTGGGCTGTTCCTAGACTGGCCACATTTATTTTTCGCAGATCACTCTCTAGAGTTTTGGATTTGGTCACGGCTAAATCGAAAGTAGACTTTAGCGTAATTTGCTCCAACGCCTTAGCCATTTTGTCGATGCCGCTATCTGCTGCTCTAATAGCATCCTTAACCTCTTGGCGCTCTAGCTGGATTGTGACTTTGCCGAGAAGATCACGAATTTTTTGCTGTAAGGCTTGATCATTTAAGTTTTTGTCAATGCCATCGTTGATTTTTTCAATTGCCTGTTTGACCTTGTCAGTCTGCGCTTTCACCGTTTCGGCTAGGCTTCTTATTCCTGCTTCTGCGGTTGTCGCCATCTGGCTCAACGCTTGCTTGGCCTTGACAACAATGCTCTCGACTTGGCTTCCTGCTTTTTCAATAAACTCTTGAATGGTACCAATCGCCTGACTAATGTAGGCCTCCATTTTTTCTAAAGCTTGCCGAGCAGCAGATAGCTTATCCTTAATAAACCCAACGATCTTATCGGTAATCTCCTGAACTTTGCTGATTCCCGTCTCTAGCAGAGCTTTGACCTTGTCCATCAAGTCTGTTAGCTGATTTGTAATGTCTGTAATGCGCTCGTCTAGCCCGGTCACAAAATTGGTAATAGGATTGAAGATTTGGCTTAATACCTGAATTTTTTCCCCCTTATCGTTGGGTAAGTTTTTGAGTAGCTTAATAAAATCTTTGGCCTTGAAGCCATCAATCCGCAGGGTAGCATTGACGAGAATGCGATCGCAGTCATCTAAAATTAGCTCCATCCTGCGAGCTTCCTCCCGCTGATGTTCCAGGTCAGCTTCGGTAGCGGTCTGCCGATTCAACCCCTTGATCATCTGCGCCAGTTTTTCTGCTTGAATGCTGCGGTTTGTGATAGCTTTTGCCCCCTGCCGCATGGCCTCCGGCGGTAGACTAGCGGCTACCCCCTTAATCTGTTCGATAAAAACGTTGGTAAGGGCAGTTTCGCTGAGTTCTTCTAGCCAAGCATCAGGATTTTTAAATTTTTCTAGAAGGGCCCTAAAGGCTTTAATCAAGGCATTCAACAGCCGAGATGGAAAAGCAGAGGCCCCCCTTAGAAAAGCATCGAATTCTGCAGAGATTGATGTTCCTGAGGAAGGGATATTGAGGCCACCAAAGTTAGCATTGCCAACGATGGAGGCTGTTAAGCCTCCCATCGAATTTTGAATTCCTGTCAGCTCTTGAGCGCTGAAGGCATCTGCTCCTGGATTTTGAGGAATGGCTGCGGCTAAGGAATCAATATTAATCTGATGTAGCCCCTCTAGTTGCCCTGTCACTTGAGTTTCCAGTTCTGTCGCCCCGATTGAAGGTTGGGGAATATCCTCTATCGCATAGCTGTCGCCCTCCAAATCCGCAATCAAATCAGATCCTAAGCTGGCATTGACTGGCTCTGGCTTATTTTGGCTCAATAAAGCTCTAGCTGAGGTGAAAGGATCGTCTGCAAAAGTGCTTTTTGCATCTAGTTCTAGGCTTTGTAGCTGGTCAATAATGGCGGTGAGGGTCATGGTTGTTTAGGAGAATGGGGCGAATTCAGAGAGGTTTCTAAAAAATGCTGCACTTAGCGTCAGTAAGCTAAATCCCTAGAATTTCTCGTAACCCTTTGGTATCGGCATGAATACTTTGGGTCGCGTCTTGGATGGGACGAATGGATTTGCGAATTGGCTCAATAGGGTTAGAAATTTCGGGCAGGGTTCCCATCTTTAGGGCATCGGGTAAGAGGGTTGCCTTCATGAAACTGGCGGCTTTAACTTTGATTTTGGGCTGCACCGCCGCCGGACTCGACTTGGCTTGTGTGGGCACCGCCTCTGCCACAATCAGCCGATAGCTGTATTCTCCGGGTGCTGCTGCCTGCTGCATCACCTCAAATTGCTCGATGATGACCCGGCTGAAGTAGGCTTGCCCCACAATTTCGGCTAAAAAATCTACGGCCTGCCGCTGTTTGTATGCTTGCCGCAGCCGTTCGAGATCATCCTGGGCTTTGGAGCCGTAGCAAATGCCGCGCACATCCAGCCGCACCGAGGCGCGCCCCAAATCTTGAGTCACGGTACCTTCTCGACCTGGGATATGGTGGGCCACCCAATTGGCTTGCTCTAGGGTGGCGAGGTGATGGATGCGGGTGAGGGCAATGTTGGCGATTTCGATAGGCATAACATCAGTCGGATAGGGAGATTAATGAATGAGGTCTGGAGTTTAAGGGCCATAGAAGCGTCGATAGTCGCGGTTGATAGTACGGGCGATCGCGTCCATGACCTCCTCCAAATCAACTTCATCCGGCGGTCGTGCACTGGGCGATCGCTCATTCGTCCAGGTCAATGATTGCTCTGGGAGGAAGGGTACCAGCCCATCACTAGATTTGTCCTGAGGCTTCACGATTTGGGAACTCAACGCTTGGGATTTCACCTCAAGCGACCCAGCCCAGTTCAGCGGTTCTACAACCTCAGATTTGAGGCTTAAGTCGCTGTGTTGTGCCGTTGTAGACGATGGTGCAGCTGCGGAGAAAGGCTGGCTATTGTGGTGCTGTCGACTTGCGTTCTGGTCCCAGGGGGTAGATTCTGAACTCAGTAAACTCTGCGTGAATAGGGGCATACCGGCCCCATCCATGTCACGATGTACCGTGTTCTGGTGCATGAATGCGTCTGTATCGTAACTGGCTAAATTCTCTGTTCCAGAGCGATCGCTCGTCTCGGTAGGGACCCTAGGATCTTTCCATTGCCCCCTATCAGCCCCGTTGATTATTGCCATGTCCACCATCGTGGCCTGTTCTAAACGGGTAACGCCCTGCAACGAATCAATCCCCGTAGGGTGAGCATCGGCCACGTCCACATTCTCTACGCCAGCAGCCCGTACTGCTCCAGCGTGATGCACCGCTAGTAGCCCATCAGGGTCAGCTAGCCGAGCCGTCAACTCTGCAAAACCACCGACGATGGGAGCCGTAACAGCAGCTGGAGTAGATGCCATTGCCCTTTCCTTGAGCTGATCAGGTTGGACAATCGGCGGCTTACCCTTCCTACTGCCGAGCGATGGAGCGTCAGCCTCAACCCCCATAGGGTGAGCATCGCCCACCGCACCTACGCTTTGATTCGCCATGGGATCCGCTGGTGCTGATACCAATTTCTGGTTACCCAAAGTCCCCTGAGCGGCATTGCTGAGCGCGGATACCGTAGCCTCCCCCAGCATTCCAACCTGGGGGGAAGCCAAAGTCTCAACGTCAATTCCCCGACTTCCTGACTCTGTTCTTTCCCCCAGCAGTCCTGCGGTCAACCAAGCGTAGAGGTGGGCAAGATCGTTGGACACGATCGCGCTCACAGCCCAATCCGCTGCCACCGCATCCAGCACAGGCAGATCGTTCCAAGCGGCGCTGGGCAAGAGCCAGTCCATATTACCGAGAACGGGGGCAAGATCTTGCTGAAGCAATCGCCCCAAGGTCGTTAATGACTCAGATCGCGCATCAAACCCCATACACATCAGCCTCCCTGTCCAGGCAACTGAGGTAAAGCACTGCCTGCCCCATGGTTAGAGCCTGCACCTGCTGGGGCGTCCAGCCAAAGGCTTGAGCAAAGCGAAAACTGACCCAGGTTAAGGACGGTGTAGGGGTGCCCGTCATGTTTTTTTTTCCTCCAAGCCGCTGAGGTGACGAATTTGGGTAATGAAAAAGTTCACCAACCCCAGTGGCATCGCCCGTACCTGATCTAGGGAGAGGGCCGGATTCACTAAGGATTCCTTAATCATCAACAGCGGAATCAGACCTGGATCCTGTCGACTGGCTTTCATAATTAGTTGCAGGGTGCCAATAGTTAGCGGTCGCAGCTGCACGACCAAAGGGTTAGCAGAGGTGCGATCGCCCGCCTCGCCGGAGTGCAAAAGCTGGGGCGGCACTGCCACCTCAAAGACCAGGGAAGCACCAGCCAACAGATCATCGGCAGTAAGAGTGAGGGTAGGGGCAGGGGTGGAAAGGGGCACAGGTGTTGGTGGCAAGGGGGAGAGAGGACAAGAAAGACTGGTACTAGCTGGTAGAAATAGGGCAACTTCCCTGAGGGTTCCAGGGGCTGGTTTCGGGTATCAGGAATAGTTGGCTGGCTAAAGCCGGGCTGTGCATGGGCGCGAGCATTAACCGCCTACGTCTTCGGCACTGACACGTAATGCCCGAAAGGTGATAGCTTCCATAACAAAATCGTCTTCGGGCAGACCAAAGCTCCAGCTATCAAACTTCACCCCAAAAACCGTAAGAATGCTGCTATTTTCGGGAATGGCGGGGTTGGTAAAGTTGATCACAATGTTGAATGAAGGCTGGGGAATTGACCCCGTCGGCGGTGGACTGGTCGATCCATCGCCTAATAACAGCCGTAGCATTGCTCCATTGATGTGGGCGCGCTCTACAAAGCCGGAGACATTGATATTGCCTGGTCTTAGTTCACTAGCAAAGCGCTTGCCAATTTCATGGTAGGGTCGCAGTTCGTTTTCCACCTTGACCTGCACATTTTGCAGCCGCCCCACAATACTAGACAGGGCATATTCGCCAATCAGCGCATCCGCCAGCTTGCCCTCCTCCGAGGCGCTATCGTCTACGGCCAGCACCAGGGAGGCATCAGAACCTCGAAACACGTTGGTATTCGGCATGGGTAAAACCTTCCCTTAGCTGAGGGACATGGTGACTTTGACAAAATCGATGCTGAAGGTAGGCTGGAGAGTCATAGCGACAATTGCCTCCCCCGCTACCTCCTGATCCCGGGTGGCTGAAACCTCCAGTTGGTATCCCACCAAAGCCTCATCCTCCACCATGCGGCTCAAAAAGCCGTTTAGGGTAGCTTTCATCGCCCCGCGCACCCGCACATTGTTCAGTTTGCCTATGTATGGGTTGCAGCTCGATCGCACCCCATAAATGG is drawn from Leptolyngbya subtilissima AS-A7 and contains these coding sequences:
- a CDS encoding phage baseplate assembly protein V is translated as MDSIVGVMKKVAEQEMRRIYTTELGIVTAIFPHESENDKNNYQCSVKLKNKKQPNGKDFELRQVPVATPHLGQANIPNVDDLVLITFVGGDLNAPIIIGRLYNDQDQPPLSKDKEFVLQHSLKAGSCLKIDAEGTLTLTSKDKKTILTVTDKTVEATNEKCTLTLKDGDITAKNQQCEVALKGGNITISNGTCKFTIEGGGITLDAASGNVTIKSMGSIKLGDATTGGVQLGGRAPGNAVADNDDIILSSHTHVGNLGAPCPVMVPMEKINSIQAKARNTKVG
- a CDS encoding GPW/gp25 family protein encodes the protein MPSDLQLTHQRQPPLDNVNRATRDAVDLAVNPRSLFNTVSDRANLVQAILNRLHTHQGTLAELGHPDYGSRLHELVGELNNDRTRRLAELYIRQCLAQEGRIAQVLEVVFVTSQLDREGRSTLVAQVSLRPVDDLAALVLDLTLTL
- a CDS encoding baseplate J/gp47 family protein, with protein sequence MSFAPKPFEAIYDELVKSTQTRLRAEGVDLTVGSVVRTLYESFAYEMALLYEQMDQVYHSAFIDTASGLQLEMVAAILGIRRGLPDYAEGVVTFMRDVGQEDIEIPISTLVTTEDSDRTPRISYATIETKLFPATDTEITVKVQAVERGEDQVVAANSITVMPLPVAGVKAVRNDEATQFLGKRLETDNELRQRAKSALLASGKASLTAIETALLSMPGVREVKVVEPGAVETSPRRSIGPGQNATATEETRQTYGVLDIYIDDRDLETMPPHGWLPQPLLPNNSTSTSVPGQRVEPPPSTLDPAEWQRQLSRVATLRQKVDEVRAAGVYVRLHGAELARLDGTVLVEVEATADPETVTAAVKTAIATHLAWLPLGKPLLFPPLVQAMLAVPGVANMEEFALVPHWPNQPQDPNQPQDPVLSSAKRLDPSTQGLLASKFRLNDFRVMSQPQDTPVRVAFWVELSTPEAEPTTTPEGEQTTTPEGEPATTSEVEEAVLKALKTWFQATLQPGTPLVKAALLAELPASVRPLLHNLSLTPQNLSPLVRQNETALIPGFAERFVLAEPLAIYDRNLGLVGALRVTLPKPLTSDERERKWDEIRAHLQQFLDRLPPRQNLSLNKLQEVANEFLPLTELKVQDFQVADRLDAENRAIRVEPYERLQISHLLISDRTEAITVTITALALNTRWLADNIPSPPTVVRIRSNPQEPATPEVSTGSLNATDSAGNDENAAPVSDRDTLTAALKATLRNAVTTFPAQPPGQDLDLAILHQHLEATPDRSGQFRNLEFTITGLTVIATSLDGRSQTAEFVVPQSATNRTHLPTIHVRSLEQLSTITLQPSPDPITITPLTA
- a CDS encoding DNA circularization N-terminal domain-containing protein, with translation MPIEIANIALTRIHHLATLEQANWVAHHIPGREGTVTQDLGRASVRLDVRGICYGSKAQDDLERLRQAYKQRQAVDFLAEIVGQAYFSRVIIEQFEVMQQAAAPGEYSYRLIVAEAVPTQAKSSPAAVQPKIKVKAASFMKATLLPDALKMGTLPEISNPIEPIRKSIRPIQDATQSIHADTKGLREILGI